In Heteronotia binoei isolate CCM8104 ecotype False Entrance Well chromosome 4, APGP_CSIRO_Hbin_v1, whole genome shotgun sequence, a genomic segment contains:
- the TICAM2 gene encoding TIR domain-containing adapter molecule 2 — protein MGSINSKIRFPFSPRNSVKDHYRNAEQKAFNQNSVLGDLSLDIDVNSHTDSQETDSSDEDTGDIFYRFVILHAEDDIDEAVRVQELLQNQFCIKPGIIFAEMPSGRHLMENLQVAMNGSAWTIILLTENFLSELWCEFQAYACLFSSLTKPHKSNTVIPLRPRNTSLPLEKTPLVLSALNALKEDSPGFAAQVKKIFQESSYRQQQAVWKNKKDKEDVQELMEW, from the coding sequence ATGGGAAGCATTAACTCCAAAATAAggtttccattttctccaaggaacagTGTGAAAGACCACTATAGAAATGCAGAACAGAAAGCCTTCAATCAAAATTCTGTGCTGGGTGATTTATCATTGGACATAGACGTCAATAGCCATACAGATTCACAGGAAACTGACAGCAGTGATGAGGACACTGGAGACATATTTTACAGGTTTGTGATTCTTCACGCTGAGGATGATATAGATGAAGCTGTTAGAGTCCAGGAGCTGCTGCAAAACCAATTCTGTATTAAACCAGGAATCATCTTTGCTGAAATGCCTAGTGGTAGGCACCTGATGGAAAACTTACAAGTTGCTATGAATGGCTCTGCATGGACAATTATCTTGTTGACAGAAAACTTCCTCAGCGAACTTTGGTGTGAATTCCAGGCTTATGCTTGTCTGTTCAGTTCACTTACCAAGCCGCACAAGAGCAACACAGTCATACCACTCAGGCCACGGAATACTTCACTTCCACTGGAAAAGACTCCTCTTGTTCTCAGTGCCCTTAACGCACTAAAGGAAGATAGTCCTGGTTTTGCTGCACAAGTAAAGAAAATATTCCAGGAGTCTAGCTATAGGCAACAGCAAGCTGTTTGGAAAAATAAAAAGGATAAGGAAGATGTACAAGAGTTGATGGAATGGTGA